In Halorientalis sp. LT38, a genomic segment contains:
- a CDS encoding ketopantoate reductase family protein, whose protein sequence is MDVLVFGAGSLGSLIGGLLAGEHRVTLVGRDPHAATVAAEGLVVDGELDRRVHPDAATAVPTDAAPDLVVVTVKAYDTDAAAAALADCAPNTVLSLQNGLGNEARLAAELDCPVLAGTCTYGAMLAEPGRVTCTGVGEVALGPREGGESATADRVGAAFETAGIETTVAPDMPRRSWEKLAVNAGINATTALARIENGAVLDGPASDVAAAAARETARAAREAGVDLSDGAAVDAVGSVAEATAANTSSMHQDVLAGRRTEVDAINGWVAERVDAPVNRTLAGLIRAWERDRGLR, encoded by the coding sequence GTGGACGTCCTCGTCTTCGGAGCCGGCAGCCTCGGCTCGCTGATCGGCGGCCTGCTGGCCGGCGAGCACCGCGTGACCCTCGTCGGCCGTGATCCCCACGCCGCCACCGTCGCTGCCGAGGGCCTGGTCGTCGACGGCGAGCTCGACCGTCGGGTCCACCCCGACGCCGCGACGGCCGTCCCCACCGACGCCGCGCCCGATCTGGTCGTCGTGACCGTCAAGGCCTACGACACCGACGCCGCAGCGGCCGCGCTGGCCGACTGCGCCCCAAACACGGTGCTCTCCCTCCAGAACGGCCTCGGCAACGAGGCGCGGTTGGCGGCCGAACTCGACTGCCCGGTCCTCGCCGGGACCTGCACCTACGGCGCGATGCTGGCCGAACCGGGCCGGGTCACCTGCACCGGCGTCGGCGAGGTCGCGCTCGGCCCGCGCGAGGGCGGCGAATCGGCGACCGCCGACCGGGTCGGGGCGGCCTTCGAGACCGCGGGGATCGAGACGACGGTCGCGCCCGACATGCCCCGGCGATCCTGGGAGAAACTGGCCGTCAACGCCGGGATCAACGCCACGACGGCGCTGGCCCGGATCGAGAACGGGGCGGTGCTCGACGGCCCGGCGAGCGACGTCGCCGCCGCGGCCGCCCGGGAGACGGCGCGGGCAGCGCGAGAGGCCGGGGTCGACCTGTCCGACGGGGCGGCGGTCGACGCGGTCGGATCGGTCGCCGAGGCGACCGCCGCGAACACCTCCTCGATGCACCAGGACGTCCTCGCAGGGCGGCGGACGGAGGTCGACGCCATCAATGGATGGGTCGCCGAGCGCGTCGACGCGCCGGTCAACCGGACCCTCGCGGGGCTGATCCGCGCCTGGGAGCGCGACCGCGGACTCCGGTAG
- the glmM gene encoding phosphoglucosamine mutase, whose product MEIFGSSGVRGVANEYLNPEFVCDIVRAAGSVWGADAVALARDTRTTGEMLANAAASGLASVGADVHRLGVIPTPGLQAYCERVGAPGVMITASHNPPQYNGVKLVGADGIELSRGTLERVEERLLSEDFAAVPWDGTGREELIDDARDRYVEQLLAAVDRERIADADLTVALDPGHGAGALTSPRIFRELGCDVVTVNAQPDGHFPGRDPEPIAENLADLGRLVRAADADVGIAHDGDADRAIFFDERGEFVEGDAAFAALAAAELSEGDTAVSAVNVSQRLVDVADRAGADLSLTAIGSTNIITRIRDLQAAGESVPIAGEGNGGILFPDYRITRDGAYTAARFLELLSDRAASEVIAPYDDYRLLRTDVPYETDDERHRLLDAVEAVARDADATLDTTDGYRLDYGDSWVLARPSGTEPVVRVYAESRDPNRAADLVERMHEAMIDARDQ is encoded by the coding sequence ATGGAGATCTTCGGGTCCAGCGGCGTTCGCGGGGTGGCCAACGAGTACCTGAACCCGGAGTTCGTCTGCGACATCGTCCGCGCGGCCGGCTCGGTCTGGGGCGCCGACGCCGTCGCGCTGGCCCGGGACACCCGGACGACGGGCGAAATGCTGGCAAACGCCGCCGCGAGCGGCCTGGCGAGCGTCGGCGCCGACGTCCACCGCCTGGGCGTCATCCCGACGCCGGGCCTGCAGGCCTACTGCGAGCGCGTGGGGGCCCCCGGCGTGATGATCACCGCCTCACACAACCCGCCCCAGTACAACGGCGTCAAACTCGTCGGCGCCGACGGGATCGAACTCTCGCGGGGCACCCTCGAACGCGTCGAGGAACGGCTGCTCTCTGAGGACTTCGCCGCCGTCCCCTGGGACGGCACAGGTAGAGAGGAACTGATCGACGACGCCCGGGACCGCTACGTCGAGCAGTTGCTCGCCGCCGTCGACCGCGAGCGCATCGCCGACGCCGACCTGACCGTCGCGCTCGATCCCGGTCACGGCGCGGGCGCGCTCACGAGCCCCCGGATCTTCCGCGAACTGGGGTGTGACGTCGTCACCGTCAACGCCCAGCCCGACGGGCACTTCCCCGGCCGCGACCCCGAACCGATCGCCGAGAACCTGGCCGACCTCGGCCGACTCGTCAGGGCCGCGGACGCGGACGTGGGGATCGCCCACGACGGGGACGCCGACCGCGCCATCTTCTTCGACGAGCGCGGCGAGTTCGTCGAGGGCGACGCCGCATTCGCGGCACTGGCGGCCGCGGAGCTGTCGGAGGGGGACACCGCCGTCTCGGCGGTCAACGTCTCCCAGCGACTCGTGGACGTGGCCGACCGCGCCGGCGCCGACCTGTCGCTGACGGCCATCGGCAGCACGAACATAATCACCCGTATCCGCGACCTGCAGGCCGCGGGCGAGTCGGTCCCCATCGCCGGCGAGGGCAACGGCGGCATCCTCTTCCCCGATTACCGGATCACCCGAGACGGGGCCTACACCGCCGCGCGCTTCCTCGAACTGCTTTCCGACCGGGCCGCGAGCGAGGTGATCGCCCCCTACGACGACTACCGGCTGCTCCGGACCGACGTGCCCTACGAGACCGACGACGAGCGCCACCGCCTGCTCGACGCGGTCGAAGCCGTGGCGCGCGACGCCGACGCGACGCTCGACACGACCGACGGCTACCGTCTCGACTACGGCGACAGCTGGGTGCTCGCCCGCCCCAGCGGGACCGAACCGGTCGTCCGCGTCTACGCGGAGTCCCGCGATCCGAACCGGGCGGCCGACCTCGTCGAACGGATGCACGAGGCGATGATCGACGCGCGCGACCAGTAG
- a CDS encoding CBS domain-containing protein, with protein sequence MKVADAMTPRSEVVTVELPGTRDDVLEYLQERAFSSVPVIKEEAEGEQFRGLISRDALIERPDEDQLALLVEEVPTTTQDADLTEVAELMVTEGARRVPVVDGKLEGIVTITDVIRAIADEAVDGDTEVGELATREINCVYVETPLPVAERELFHADVPYAVVLDDEGGMTGIITEVDILDVARVVEGEDDTGESIADDDDDWKWESVKAVGNSYMPTRNVEIPAKPVREFMTDGLVTVSKSRTARDVAQLMIDNDIEQIPLVSGDSLAGIVEDVDLLRALY encoded by the coding sequence ATGAAGGTCGCAGACGCCATGACGCCCCGTTCGGAGGTCGTCACGGTCGAGTTGCCAGGGACGCGTGACGACGTCCTCGAGTACCTCCAGGAGCGGGCGTTCTCGTCGGTCCCCGTCATCAAGGAGGAAGCGGAGGGCGAGCAGTTCCGCGGGCTGATCTCGCGGGACGCGCTGATCGAACGGCCCGACGAGGACCAGCTCGCGCTGCTGGTCGAGGAAGTGCCGACGACGACCCAGGACGCGGACCTCACCGAGGTCGCCGAACTGATGGTCACGGAGGGTGCCCGCCGAGTCCCCGTGGTGGACGGGAAACTGGAGGGCATCGTCACCATCACGGACGTGATCCGCGCCATCGCCGACGAGGCGGTCGACGGCGACACGGAGGTCGGCGAACTCGCCACCCGCGAGATCAACTGCGTCTACGTCGAGACGCCGCTGCCGGTCGCGGAACGCGAGCTCTTCCACGCCGACGTCCCCTACGCGGTCGTCCTCGACGACGAGGGCGGCATGACGGGGATCATCACCGAAGTCGACATCCTGGACGTGGCACGGGTCGTCGAGGGCGAGGACGACACCGGCGAGTCCATCGCGGACGACGACGACGACTGGAAGTGGGAGTCGGTCAAGGCCGTCGGGAACAGCTACATGCCCACGCGCAACGTCGAGATCCCGGCCAAACCCGTCCGCGAGTTCATGACCGACGGACTCGTCACCGTCTCGAAGTCCCGGACCGCCCGGGACGTCGCCCAGCTGATGATCGACAACGACATCGAACAGATCCCCCTGGTGTCCGGCGACTCCCTCGCCGGCATCGTCGAGGACGTCGACCTCCTGCGGGCCCTCTACTGA
- a CDS encoding DUF7556 family protein: MAQDGAARESLADCEAMGSVDRGEVDQFIVAYPCQDDAWASIPLTEAAALDEWC, from the coding sequence ATGGCACAGGATGGCGCTGCCAGGGAATCGCTCGCCGACTGCGAAGCAATGGGTTCGGTCGACCGCGGCGAGGTCGACCAGTTCATCGTCGCCTACCCCTGCCAGGACGACGCCTGGGCGTCCATCCCGCTCACAGAGGCCGCCGCGCTCGACGAGTGGTGCTGA
- a CDS encoding DNA polymerase II large subunit, producing the protein MREADERYFERLEADLDDAFEVATTARERGGDPTTDVEIPTARDMADRVENILGIDGVAERVRELEGEMSREEAALELVEDFVDGSVGDYDTDAGKIEGAVRTAVALLTEGVVAAPIEGIDRVEVLQNDDGSEFVNVYYAGPIRSAGGTAQALSVLVADYARSLLGMDEFKPRKDEIGRYAEEVDLYDQETGLQYSPKEKESKYIAEHMPIMLDGEATGDEEVSGYRDLERVDTNSARGGMCLVFAEGIALKAPKIQRYTRNLDEVDWPWLQDLIDGTIGKSEADQGEASEDASGEAASEDDANEEADTEPDGPPRVDPSEKFLRDLIAGRPVFTHPSEPGGFRLRYGRSRNHGFATAGVHPATMHLVDDFLATGTQIKTERPGKAAGVVPVDSIEGPTVKLANGDVRRIDDPAEALEVRNGVEKILDLGEYLVNYGEFVENNHPLAPASYTVEWWIQDLAASDADVQAMEDSVRVDLEDPSASEAIEWAIEYDAPLHPKYTHCWHDITVEEFEQLAATVAEAEVAKTDGASEEARRATVVTGDEGDPAEGDLVLPRPDDADVASVVERLLIDHHQHDDRLTIPDWRALVRSLGFTERLEREWDADDLPAEAREYADGENAIRAVNAVAPFEIRERAPTRIGNRMGRPEKSESRELSPAVHTLFPIGEAGGSQRDVSKAADAGDAVDGTQGDVEVQIGRRECAECGTRTFEARCPDCNGVTDPVYVCRDCDVEVEPDPSGRAECHRCEGMASPVQYETISVREQFRDALEAVGERENAFDIVKGVKGLSSKEKTPEPIEKGILRAKHGVSAFKDGTVRYDMTDLPVTAVRAAELDVTVDQLRELGYEEDMQGDPLRHDDQLVELKVQDVVLSDGAAEHMLKTADFVDDLLENYYGLDPFYDLDERQDLVGELVFGMAPHTSAATVGRIIGFTTAAVGYAHPYFHAAKRRNCDGDEDCVMLLLDGMLNFSKSFLPDKRGGKMDAPLVMSSRIDPSEIDDEAHNMDVMDRYPRAFYEATREMADPGAVEDVMTIAEENLGTDLEYTGFRHTHDTSNIALGPDLSAYKTLDDMMKKMNAQLELSRKLRAVDETDVAERVIEYHFLPDIIGNLRAFSQQETRCLDCGEKYRRVPLTGDCRRCGGDMTLTVHHGSVTKYIDTAIAVAEEYGAREYTKQRLEILDKSIARIFENDHNKQSGIGDFM; encoded by the coding sequence ATGCGAGAGGCAGACGAACGGTACTTCGAGCGACTGGAAGCCGACCTCGACGACGCCTTCGAGGTCGCCACGACGGCCCGCGAGCGCGGCGGCGATCCCACGACCGACGTCGAGATCCCGACCGCCCGCGACATGGCCGACCGCGTCGAGAACATCCTCGGGATCGACGGCGTCGCCGAACGCGTCCGCGAGCTCGAAGGCGAGATGAGCAGGGAGGAGGCCGCCCTCGAACTCGTCGAGGACTTCGTCGACGGCTCCGTCGGCGATTACGACACCGACGCCGGCAAGATCGAGGGCGCGGTCCGCACCGCGGTCGCGCTGCTGACCGAGGGCGTCGTCGCCGCCCCCATCGAGGGGATCGACCGCGTCGAGGTCCTCCAGAACGACGACGGCTCCGAGTTCGTCAACGTCTACTACGCCGGCCCGATCCGCTCCGCGGGCGGGACCGCACAGGCGCTGTCCGTGCTGGTCGCCGACTACGCCCGCTCGCTTCTGGGCATGGACGAGTTCAAGCCCCGGAAAGACGAGATCGGCCGCTACGCCGAGGAGGTCGACCTCTACGATCAGGAGACCGGCCTGCAGTACTCTCCCAAGGAGAAAGAGAGCAAATACATCGCCGAGCACATGCCGATCATGCTGGACGGGGAGGCCACCGGCGACGAAGAGGTCTCGGGCTACCGCGACCTCGAACGCGTCGACACCAACTCCGCCCGCGGGGGGATGTGCCTGGTGTTCGCCGAGGGGATCGCCCTCAAGGCCCCGAAGATCCAGCGCTACACCCGGAATCTCGACGAGGTCGACTGGCCCTGGCTCCAGGACCTCATCGACGGCACGATCGGGAAGAGCGAGGCCGACCAGGGGGAGGCCTCGGAAGACGCGAGCGGCGAAGCCGCGAGCGAAGACGACGCGAACGAGGAGGCCGACACAGAACCCGACGGCCCGCCCCGGGTCGACCCCTCCGAGAAGTTCCTCCGGGACCTGATCGCCGGCCGGCCGGTGTTCACGCACCCGAGCGAACCCGGCGGCTTCCGCCTGCGCTACGGCCGGTCGCGCAATCACGGCTTCGCGACCGCGGGCGTCCACCCCGCGACGATGCACCTGGTCGACGACTTCCTCGCCACAGGGACGCAGATCAAGACCGAACGCCCCGGCAAAGCGGCAGGGGTCGTCCCCGTCGACAGCATCGAGGGCCCGACCGTCAAGCTGGCCAACGGCGACGTGCGCCGGATCGACGACCCCGCGGAGGCGCTGGAGGTCAGGAACGGCGTCGAGAAGATCCTCGATCTGGGCGAGTACCTCGTCAACTACGGCGAGTTCGTCGAGAACAATCATCCGCTGGCGCCGGCCAGCTACACCGTCGAGTGGTGGATCCAGGACCTCGCCGCCTCCGACGCAGACGTCCAGGCCATGGAAGACTCCGTCCGCGTCGACCTCGAAGATCCGTCGGCCAGTGAGGCCATCGAGTGGGCGATCGAGTACGACGCGCCGCTGCACCCCAAATACACCCACTGCTGGCACGACATCACCGTCGAGGAGTTCGAGCAGTTGGCCGCGACCGTCGCCGAGGCCGAGGTCGCCAAAACGGACGGGGCGAGCGAGGAGGCTCGACGAGCCACCGTCGTGACGGGCGACGAGGGGGATCCCGCCGAGGGCGACCTCGTGCTCCCCCGCCCGGACGACGCGGACGTGGCCAGCGTCGTCGAACGCCTGCTGATCGACCACCACCAGCACGACGATCGCCTCACGATCCCCGACTGGCGTGCGCTCGTCCGCTCGCTCGGCTTCACCGAGCGACTCGAACGGGAGTGGGACGCCGACGACCTGCCGGCCGAGGCCCGGGAGTACGCCGACGGCGAGAACGCCATTCGAGCCGTGAACGCCGTCGCACCCTTCGAGATCCGCGAGCGCGCCCCCACCCGCATCGGCAACCGGATGGGGCGCCCGGAGAAGTCCGAATCGCGCGAACTCTCGCCGGCCGTCCACACCCTCTTCCCCATCGGCGAGGCCGGCGGCAGCCAGCGCGACGTGAGCAAGGCCGCCGACGCCGGCGACGCCGTCGACGGCACCCAGGGCGACGTCGAGGTCCAGATCGGCCGCCGGGAGTGCGCCGAGTGTGGCACTCGCACCTTCGAGGCCCGCTGTCCCGACTGCAACGGCGTCACCGACCCCGTCTACGTCTGCCGGGACTGCGACGTCGAGGTCGAACCCGACCCCTCGGGCCGCGCGGAGTGCCACCGCTGCGAGGGCATGGCCTCGCCCGTCCAGTACGAGACGATCAGCGTCCGCGAGCAGTTCCGCGACGCCCTCGAAGCCGTCGGCGAACGCGAGAACGCCTTCGACATCGTCAAAGGCGTCAAGGGGCTCTCCTCGAAGGAGAAGACGCCCGAACCCATCGAGAAGGGGATCCTCAGAGCCAAACACGGCGTCTCGGCGTTCAAGGACGGCACGGTCCGCTACGACATGACCGACCTCCCCGTGACCGCCGTCCGCGCCGCCGAACTCGACGTGACCGTCGACCAGCTGCGCGAACTCGGCTACGAGGAGGACATGCAGGGCGACCCCCTGCGCCACGACGATCAACTCGTCGAACTCAAAGTCCAGGACGTCGTCCTCTCCGACGGCGCCGCCGAGCACATGCTCAAGACGGCCGACTTCGTCGACGACCTGCTGGAGAACTACTACGGCCTCGATCCCTTCTACGATCTGGACGAACGCCAGGACCTCGTCGGCGAGCTGGTGTTCGGGATGGCGCCACACACCAGCGCGGCGACAGTTGGCCGAATTATCGGATTTACGACAGCAGCGGTCGGGTACGCGCATCCGTACTTTCACGCCGCGAAACGGCGAAACTGCGACGGTGACGAGGACTGCGTGATGCTGTTACTGGACGGCATGTTGAATTTCAGCAAGTCGTTCCTCCCTGACAAGCGTGGCGGCAAGATGGACGCGCCCCTGGTCATGTCCTCGCGGATCGACCCCTCGGAGATCGACGACGAAGCCCACAACATGGACGTCATGGACCGCTATCCCCGGGCGTTCTACGAGGCCACCCGCGAGATGGCCGATCCCGGCGCCGTCGAGGACGTGATGACCATCGCCGAGGAGAACCTCGGGACCGACCTGGAGTACACCGGCTTCCGCCACACCCACGACACCAGCAACATCGCGCTGGGTCCCGATCTGTCCGCGTACAAGACGCTGGACGACATGATGAAGAAGATGAACGCCCAGCTGGAGCTGTCGCGGAAACTGCGCGCCGTCGACGAGACCGACGTGGCCGAGCGGGTCATCGAGTACCACTTCCTGCCCGACATCATCGGCAATCTCCGCGCGTTCTCCCAGCAGGAGACGCGCTGTCTGGACTGCGGCGAGAAGTACCGGCGCGTGCCCCTGACCGGCGACTGCCGCCGCTGCGGCGGCGACATGACCCTCACCGTCCACCACGGCTCCGTGACCAAGTACATCGACACCGCCATCGCGGTCGCCGAGGAGTACGGCGCCCGCGAGTACACCAAACAGCGCCTCGAGATCCTGGACAAGTCCATCGCACGCATCTTCGAAAACGACCACAACAAGCAGAGCGGCATCGGCGATTTCATGTAG
- a CDS encoding PPC domain-containing DNA-binding protein yields MDYLEVEGAREYVARLDHGADWRGQIEAFADDEGIDAAFFYGLGAVQDARLMFYDQDDQEYEPIEFDEPLEVVPAVGNVSWLEGERFAHTHVTLSRADGSVVAGHLDSATTFAGELYVREFDAKLERAHDETTDLDLWPL; encoded by the coding sequence ATGGATTATCTCGAAGTCGAGGGCGCCCGGGAGTACGTCGCCCGACTCGACCACGGCGCGGACTGGCGCGGCCAGATCGAGGCCTTCGCCGACGACGAAGGGATCGACGCGGCCTTCTTCTACGGCCTCGGCGCGGTCCAGGACGCCCGCCTCATGTTCTACGACCAGGACGACCAGGAGTACGAACCGATCGAGTTCGACGAACCCCTCGAAGTCGTCCCCGCGGTGGGCAACGTCTCGTGGCTCGAGGGCGAGCGCTTCGCCCACACGCACGTGACCCTCTCGCGTGCGGACGGGTCGGTGGTGGCCGGCCACCTCGACTCGGCGACGACGTTCGCGGGCGAACTCTACGTCCGCGAGTTCGACGCGAAACTGGAACGGGCACACGACGAGACGACCGACCTCGACCTCTGGCCGCTCTGA
- a CDS encoding DUF7130 family rubredoxin-like protein, which translates to MSDSAQGTNPSFGQTVYDDEGNELGRIRGFDERGFYVTLDEGIEGFSEEHVKSGQEFGEAELMWRCWECGEMGDIEDDIPEACPSCGAPKEDIYYWTED; encoded by the coding sequence ATGAGCGACTCCGCCCAAGGGACCAACCCGTCGTTCGGGCAGACGGTCTACGACGACGAGGGCAACGAACTGGGCCGCATCCGCGGGTTCGACGAACGCGGCTTCTACGTCACGCTCGACGAGGGCATCGAGGGCTTCTCCGAGGAACACGTCAAGTCCGGCCAGGAGTTCGGCGAGGCCGAGTTGATGTGGCGCTGCTGGGAGTGCGGCGAGATGGGGGACATCGAAGATGACATCCCAGAGGCCTGCCCGTCCTGTGGCGCACCCAAAGAGGACATCTATTACTGGACCGAGGACTGA
- a CDS encoding dolichol kinase, with the protein MAHELARRLVHASGAGVPGLYLLDLLSWGQVRYVLIGGLALTIALEIARLGFGFEWVVYDVLTREYEQDNPAGYALYVFSGSVVGLVAGPSIAVPAILMLTLADPISGLLSADELRAVKRPRVLVVMFVVCTALAWPFVAPVAAVLGGLAATVADGVKPVIAGYVVDDNLTIPFLAGGAMALGVALAPLV; encoded by the coding sequence ATGGCGCACGAACTCGCCCGCAGACTCGTCCACGCCAGCGGCGCCGGGGTTCCCGGCCTCTACCTGCTGGACCTGCTCTCCTGGGGGCAGGTGCGCTACGTCCTGATCGGTGGGCTCGCCCTCACGATCGCGCTGGAGATCGCCCGCCTCGGCTTCGGCTTCGAGTGGGTCGTCTACGACGTGCTGACCCGCGAGTACGAACAGGACAACCCGGCGGGCTACGCGCTGTACGTGTTCAGCGGCTCGGTGGTCGGCCTGGTGGCCGGGCCGTCGATCGCCGTCCCCGCGATCTTGATGCTGACGCTCGCGGACCCGATCAGCGGCTTGCTCAGCGCCGACGAACTCAGGGCGGTCAAGCGCCCGCGCGTGCTCGTCGTCATGTTCGTGGTCTGTACGGCGCTGGCGTGGCCCTTCGTCGCGCCCGTTGCCGCAGTCCTGGGCGGCCTGGCCGCCACGGTCGCCGACGGCGTCAAGCCCGTAATCGCCGGCTACGTCGTCGACGACAACCTCACGATCCCCTTCCTCGCCGGCGGGGCGATGGCGCTTGGCGTCGCGCTCGCGCCGCTCGTCTGA
- the glyS gene encoding glycine--tRNA ligase: MTAPDSATADRTDELTELAKRRGFFFQSSEAYGGVSGFYVYGPEGATLKENLQDAWRDRFVRREGHMEIEAPNVMPEPVFEASGHLDGFDDMIIECPECGASHRADHLVEDNTAIEEAESIPIAEVEDLIADHDLTCPSCGTALAGEPVEDFNLMFETSIGPGSSSPGYLRPETAQGIFVEFPRLKEYARGQLPFGVAQVGAAYRNEISPRKGLVRLREFAQAELEHFVDPETDEPDLEAVADVELSLYSEARQEDEDGEPVTMTVQEAVDEGVVGSDWVAYYLGVAQGWYERIGVDMDRFRYRQHRSGELAHYAADCWDAEAEIGGDWIEITGFAYRGDYDLTKHGEHADDDFTVFKQYDDPITVERATVDPDMSYLGPEFGGDAAAVADALEALAERDRSTFEDETVTVEVDGEAKTVPVEHTGFAVEEVTEAGEHVTPHVVEPSFGVDRLVYTVLAHTLERDEAGESGDEEESEERTVLKLPPELAPTTVAVFPLMDKDGLGERAGEIAERLRRSGFEVAEDASGSIGRRYRRQDEVGTPYCVTVDYDTLEDDTVTIRDRDTTAQARVSVADLPGVVADLRAGETTVDDL, from the coding sequence ATGACCGCTCCCGACTCCGCGACGGCCGACCGTACCGACGAGTTGACCGAACTGGCAAAGCGCCGGGGCTTTTTCTTCCAGTCCAGCGAGGCCTACGGCGGCGTCTCCGGCTTCTACGTCTACGGCCCCGAGGGCGCGACCCTCAAGGAGAACCTCCAGGACGCCTGGCGCGACCGCTTCGTCCGGCGCGAGGGCCACATGGAGATCGAAGCCCCCAACGTGATGCCCGAACCCGTCTTCGAGGCCTCGGGCCACCTCGACGGCTTCGACGACATGATCATCGAGTGCCCCGAGTGCGGCGCCTCCCACCGGGCCGACCACCTCGTCGAGGACAACACGGCGATCGAGGAGGCCGAGTCGATCCCCATCGCCGAGGTCGAGGACCTCATCGCCGACCACGACCTGACCTGTCCCTCCTGCGGGACCGCCCTCGCGGGGGAACCCGTTGAGGACTTCAACCTCATGTTCGAGACGTCGATCGGTCCCGGGTCCTCCTCGCCCGGCTACCTCCGTCCCGAGACCGCCCAGGGCATCTTCGTGGAGTTCCCCCGGCTGAAGGAGTACGCCCGCGGGCAGTTGCCCTTCGGCGTCGCGCAGGTCGGGGCGGCCTACCGCAACGAGATCAGCCCCCGCAAGGGACTGGTTCGCCTCCGCGAGTTCGCACAGGCCGAACTCGAACACTTCGTCGACCCAGAGACCGACGAACCCGACCTGGAAGCGGTCGCGGACGTGGAACTCTCGCTGTACTCCGAGGCCCGGCAGGAAGACGAGGACGGCGAGCCAGTGACGATGACAGTACAGGAAGCCGTCGACGAGGGCGTCGTCGGCAGCGACTGGGTGGCCTACTACCTCGGCGTCGCCCAGGGCTGGTACGAGCGGATCGGCGTCGACATGGACCGCTTCCGCTACCGCCAGCACCGCTCGGGCGAACTCGCTCACTACGCCGCGGACTGCTGGGACGCGGAAGCCGAGATCGGCGGCGACTGGATCGAGATCACCGGCTTCGCCTACCGCGGGGACTACGACCTCACGAAACACGGCGAGCACGCCGACGACGATTTCACCGTCTTCAAACAGTACGACGACCCGATCACCGTCGAGCGCGCGACCGTCGACCCCGACATGAGCTATCTGGGTCCGGAGTTCGGGGGCGACGCCGCCGCCGTGGCCGACGCGCTCGAAGCGCTGGCCGAGCGGGACCGGAGTACCTTCGAGGACGAGACCGTGACGGTCGAGGTCGACGGCGAGGCGAAGACGGTCCCCGTCGAACACACCGGCTTCGCCGTCGAGGAGGTCACCGAAGCCGGCGAGCACGTCACGCCCCACGTCGTCGAACCCTCTTTCGGCGTGGACCGACTGGTCTACACCGTCCTCGCGCACACGCTCGAGAGAGACGAGGCGGGCGAGTCCGGGGACGAAGAGGAAAGCGAGGAGCGCACGGTGCTGAAGCTCCCGCCGGAGCTCGCGCCGACGACGGTCGCCGTCTTCCCGCTGATGGACAAGGACGGCCTCGGCGAGCGCGCGGGGGAGATCGCAGAGCGGCTCCGACGGTCGGGCTTCGAGGTCGCCGAGGACGCCTCGGGGTCGATCGGGCGGCGCTACCGCCGCCAGGACGAGGTGGGGACGCCCTACTGCGTGACCGTCGACTACGACACCCTCGAGGACGACACGGTGACGATCCGGGATCGTGACACGACGGCGCAGGCCCGCGTGTCGGTCGCGGACCTGCCCGGCGTCGTCGCGGACCTGCGCGCCGGCGAGACGACCGTGGACGACCTCTGA
- a CDS encoding PaaI family thioesterase — MAETETVETTVGLPADVYERLGGDDETVTATLETLAADHADLQRSIAQFTDEGGEPPKGEGQAATIAALAEFGPPIGQLLGFELEDVEPGRAVIALQPGPEHANPMGTLHGGVLCDLGDAAMGYAYGSTLATEESFTTLELDVKFLRPVWDQRLTATAEVVHDGSTVGLVECDVTGPDGELVARLESVCMTLRDEAADGR; from the coding sequence ATGGCAGAGACCGAGACGGTCGAGACGACGGTCGGCCTGCCGGCCGACGTGTACGAGCGACTGGGCGGTGACGACGAGACAGTCACAGCGACGCTGGAGACGCTGGCGGCCGACCACGCCGACCTCCAGCGGTCCATCGCGCAGTTCACCGACGAGGGCGGCGAGCCGCCGAAGGGCGAGGGGCAGGCCGCGACCATCGCAGCGCTCGCGGAGTTCGGGCCGCCCATCGGGCAACTGCTGGGCTTCGAACTCGAAGACGTCGAACCGGGGCGAGCGGTCATCGCCCTGCAGCCGGGCCCGGAACACGCGAATCCGATGGGGACGCTCCACGGCGGCGTGCTCTGTGACCTTGGCGACGCGGCGATGGGCTACGCCTACGGCAGCACGCTCGCTACAGAGGAGTCCTTCACGACCCTCGAACTCGACGTGAAGTTCCTGCGCCCGGTGTGGGACCAGCGCCTGACCGCCACCGCCGAGGTCGTCCACGACGGCAGTACGGTCGGGCTGGTCGAGTGCGACGTGACCGGCCCCGACGGCGAACTGGTCGCCCGCCTCGAGAGCGTCTGCATGACTCTCCGGGACGAGGCAGCCGACGGCCGCTAG